One window of Verrucomicrobiota bacterium genomic DNA carries:
- a CDS encoding carotenoid biosynthesis protein: MVLFVYRSRKFNRLYALVLFLYAVWFTVGLFVLGLGLQTPFGPWADFIFIALAALVLLLHLAGQFPTVPVLLVFLWFTVLSGVVEGVGAVTGFPFGDYFYTGNFGPILFGVLPLAIPLAWWVVVWPIHCLVHSALAGRGSILWVPIVTGVIAVVADLMIEPAATLVRNYWNWDGSGVYYGVPWQNFLGWFGVAFVLSFFSQVFLSRGPFKREELRVPLWVLLSTIGTFVLVSLVSGKWLVLLVAIVFCAMIRRLWVMTRPSGSTH; the protein is encoded by the coding sequence ATGGTGCTGTTCGTTTACCGTTCCCGAAAATTCAACCGGCTTTACGCTCTAGTCCTGTTCCTTTACGCCGTGTGGTTTACCGTGGGTCTTTTTGTGTTGGGACTTGGTTTGCAGACTCCCTTTGGCCCTTGGGCTGATTTTATCTTCATCGCTTTGGCGGCTCTGGTCCTTCTACTTCACCTTGCCGGTCAATTCCCTACGGTCCCGGTGCTGCTTGTCTTTTTGTGGTTTACGGTCCTTTCGGGCGTAGTGGAAGGAGTCGGTGCAGTGACTGGATTTCCCTTTGGAGACTACTTTTACACAGGAAACTTTGGCCCCATCCTTTTTGGTGTTTTGCCCCTGGCAATTCCGTTGGCCTGGTGGGTCGTGGTATGGCCAATCCACTGTCTCGTCCATTCAGCGTTAGCCGGGCGGGGTTCTATTCTTTGGGTTCCTATTGTCACAGGAGTAATAGCGGTCGTTGCGGATCTAATGATTGAACCGGCAGCAACTCTGGTGCGGAATTATTGGAATTGGGATGGATCCGGAGTCTACTACGGGGTGCCGTGGCAAAACTTTTTGGGCTGGTTTGGGGTTGCTTTCGTCCTTTCTTTTTTCTCACAGGTTTTCTTGAGCCGTGGGCCTTTCAAGAGAGAGGAGCTCCGGGTTCCGCTATGGGTTTTGCTGTCTACGATCGGAACCTTTGTTCTGGTCTCTTTGGTATCTGGGAAGTGGCTCGTCTTGCTCGTCGCAATCGTCTTCTGCGCAATGATTCGTCGCCTGTGGGTGATGACACGACCTTCTGGATCCACACACTAG